Proteins from a genomic interval of Sphingobacterium lactis:
- a CDS encoding NADH-quinone oxidoreductase subunit D has protein sequence MNERYAEANKRYQERIQSVSSQEMVINMGPQHPSTHGVLRLELITDGEIVREIIPHLGYLHRCFDKHAESMNYGKSIPFTDRLDYLASMNNSHAFVMGVERMLGIQDKLPKRIEYIRVLVCELNRIASHLIAIGTYGIDIGAFTPFMWCFRDREHIMNMLEWASGSRMLYNYIWVGGLFYDLPVNFEERCAEFVAYFKPKLMELDDLLSNNQIFIQRTANIGALPADVAINYGCSGPMLRASGVKWDLRRIDAYSVYPELDFEIPVGKGEMGSLGDCWDRYKVRVDEVKESVKIIEQCLERLVSDFKRTPDFDPRGLVPKKVNLKPQDYYVRAENPKGELGFYFSTVEKSDIPRRVKARGPSFNNLSVLPELGKGVLIADLIAILGSIDIVLGEVDR, from the coding sequence ATGAACGAACGTTACGCCGAAGCAAACAAGCGATACCAGGAAAGGATACAATCGGTTTCTTCACAGGAAATGGTGATCAATATGGGGCCGCAGCATCCCTCTACGCACGGTGTCCTGCGGTTGGAATTGATTACCGATGGGGAGATCGTTAGGGAGATTATCCCACACCTGGGCTATCTGCACCGTTGTTTCGACAAGCATGCCGAGTCCATGAATTACGGGAAATCCATACCGTTTACAGATCGTTTGGATTACCTCGCCTCTATGAACAACAGCCATGCTTTCGTGATGGGCGTGGAGCGTATGCTGGGCATACAGGACAAATTGCCTAAACGTATCGAATACATCCGGGTGTTGGTCTGTGAGCTGAACAGGATTGCATCTCACCTGATCGCCATCGGAACCTATGGGATTGACATCGGCGCTTTCACGCCATTTATGTGGTGCTTCCGCGATCGAGAGCATATCATGAACATGCTGGAATGGGCTTCCGGCTCCCGCATGCTTTACAACTATATCTGGGTAGGCGGGCTTTTCTATGATCTGCCCGTAAACTTCGAGGAGCGCTGTGCCGAATTTGTCGCCTATTTCAAACCCAAATTGATGGAATTGGACGACCTGCTCTCCAATAACCAGATCTTTATCCAACGTACTGCCAATATCGGTGCCTTGCCTGCAGATGTCGCTATCAATTACGGCTGCTCAGGACCGATGCTACGTGCATCCGGGGTAAAATGGGACCTGCGTCGTATTGATGCTTATTCGGTATATCCGGAACTCGACTTTGAAATCCCGGTCGGAAAAGGGGAAATGGGCTCCTTAGGCGATTGTTGGGACCGCTACAAGGTTCGCGTGGATGAAGTGAAGGAATCGGTTAAGATTATCGAGCAGTGTTTGGAACGATTGGTAAGTGATTTTAAGCGGACACCCGATTTTGACCCGCGTGGTTTGGTGCCCAAGAAAGTGAATCTAAAACCACAGGACTATTATGTCCGTGCAGAAAATCCTAAAGGTGAACTAGGCTTTTATTTCTCGACCGTAGAAAAATCAGATATCCCTAGACGTGTAAAGGCCAGAGGACCAAGCTTTAATAACCTATCGGTCTTGCCGGAGCTCGGTAAAGGGGTGCTGATAGCTGACCTGATTGCTATATTGGGTTCCATCGATATTGTGCTTGGTGAAGTCGATAGATAA
- a CDS encoding phage integrase SAM-like domain-containing protein: MATIKPIVRMDHKRTDGTWRVSYRLYHGKILHIPTTHYVGSESINKDTEEIKEEFITNYISEEIRTLRKKISQLGRKIDLMTCEKLREYLVETDKTMDFFKFSTLYLGKIVDKKSDSSKVTYKAVINNLKLYHRSEVLSPLDITEHFVAEFEYFLLYEKSKPVKPSTINIYIQLFKKMFKEMKKKFNNAAIGDIKIPHDPFESWERLKKGRVRSKDLNLEIIRKIRDMDTKINKTDKAIGRDCFMLIFMMLGMNLKDIWDNILKITPESTRLDYNRSKTQGRRVDEAFISVSIPNEARPYIKRIQDFLIRKKYKNYNSFYHAVKCKLVVIGGELGIDSLGTYHARHSFSNIAVNDLGVDYYHMSLALNHIDGLNNSTRHYIKPNWTFIDNVQNKVINYLYQDQEIQNKVKTNILSNILLNPLKY; the protein is encoded by the coding sequence ATGGCAACAATAAAACCGATTGTCCGAATGGACCACAAAAGAACAGATGGGACCTGGAGAGTTTCATACCGCCTTTATCATGGCAAAATCCTGCATATTCCCACAACTCACTACGTTGGATCAGAAAGTATCAATAAGGATACGGAGGAAATTAAAGAGGAATTCATAACGAATTACATCTCCGAAGAGATTCGTACTTTACGGAAAAAAATAAGTCAACTTGGGAGGAAGATCGACCTGATGACCTGTGAGAAATTAAGGGAATACCTTGTTGAAACTGACAAAACAATGGATTTCTTTAAGTTTTCGACCCTTTACCTGGGTAAAATTGTCGACAAAAAGAGCGATAGTTCCAAGGTAACATACAAAGCTGTGATCAATAACCTTAAACTATACCACAGATCAGAGGTGCTTTCTCCCTTAGATATCACGGAGCATTTTGTTGCCGAGTTTGAATATTTCCTATTGTATGAAAAGAGCAAGCCTGTCAAGCCATCGACCATTAACATCTACATCCAATTATTCAAGAAGATGTTCAAGGAGATGAAGAAGAAATTCAACAACGCTGCGATCGGTGATATAAAGATACCGCATGATCCATTTGAAAGCTGGGAGAGACTAAAGAAGGGCAGAGTAAGGAGCAAAGACCTTAATCTGGAAATTATACGGAAGATAAGGGATATGGATACCAAGATCAACAAAACGGACAAAGCCATAGGCAGAGATTGCTTCATGCTCATATTCATGATGCTTGGCATGAACCTAAAGGACATTTGGGATAACATATTGAAGATTACACCGGAATCGACCAGGCTTGATTACAATCGATCCAAAACCCAAGGCAGGAGGGTAGACGAAGCGTTTATAAGTGTTTCGATACCTAATGAAGCAAGGCCATACATAAAGCGGATACAGGACTTCCTGATAAGAAAGAAGTACAAGAATTACAATTCGTTCTATCATGCCGTAAAATGTAAGTTGGTGGTTATTGGGGGTGAATTAGGGATAGATAGTTTGGGTACTTATCATGCAAGGCACTCTTTCTCCAACATTGCGGTTAACGATCTCGGGGTAGACTATTATCACATGTCATTAGCATTAAACCATATCGATGGCTTGAATAATTCAACCAGGCATTACATCAAGCCCAATTGGACATTCATAGATAATGTTCAGAATAAGGTCATTAATTACCTATATCAAGATCAAGAGATCCAAAATAAGGTTAAAACTAACATTTTGAGTAATATTTTATTAAATCCTTTGAAATACTAA
- a CDS encoding terminase small subunit, giving the protein MLLFLANFSKVALTDKQQRFVEEYMVDLNATQAAIRAGYSQNTAHSIGAENLIKPEIQEAIQKRKQELSDQTGITAERVLKEYAKIAFSDIRELYTPDNNLYDIRQLDDETAGAVMSVEVDVMSVQGMPVGETKKVKLYNKLTALEALGKHIGLFEKDNKQKQAEVQNIINLGSGVKPKEDE; this is encoded by the coding sequence TTGTTATTATTTTTAGCAAATTTTAGCAAAGTGGCATTGACCGATAAACAACAACGATTCGTAGAGGAGTACATGGTAGATTTAAACGCTACCCAGGCCGCTATTCGTGCCGGTTATAGTCAAAATACTGCTCATTCAATAGGAGCTGAAAACCTTATAAAACCTGAAATCCAAGAAGCTATACAGAAACGCAAACAGGAGCTGTCAGATCAAACAGGTATAACAGCAGAGCGAGTGCTTAAAGAATATGCTAAGATCGCCTTTAGTGACATTAGAGAACTTTATACCCCTGACAATAATCTTTACGATATAAGACAATTGGATGATGAAACTGCAGGAGCGGTGATGTCGGTTGAAGTCGATGTAATGAGTGTGCAGGGAATGCCTGTAGGCGAAACTAAGAAAGTGAAGCTTTATAACAAGCTTACTGCATTGGAAGCCTTAGGAAAACATATTGGTTTGTTCGAAAAGGACAACAAACAGAAACAGGCGGAGGTACAGAACATTATCAATCTGGGAAGTGGTGTTAAGCCAAAGGAGGATGAATGA